In Capsicum annuum cultivar UCD-10X-F1 chromosome 7, UCD10Xv1.1, whole genome shotgun sequence, one genomic interval encodes:
- the LOC107856182 gene encoding protein trichome birefringence-like 39, whose translation MCFASSFLSAFPALPNPTPPPTHPLPPFLYTLYYHFHLNFKNQIENMGFLFFSLLLLFSVETKAKAKTDPVFANNTSSISYSIDGIKSSCNIYSGKWVYDSSYPLYDSSKCPFIDNEFNCQKYKRPDNLYLKYRWQPFSCNLPRFNGLVFLEKYRGKNIMFVGDSLSLNMWESLACMIHSWVPNAKTAVLRKEGLAEIAFLEYGVRLLLYRTPYLVDMVRENIGTVLKLDSIRSGNAWRGMDVLIFNSWHWWTHTKSSQPWDYMQEGNKIFKDMNRLVAYYKGMYTWAKWVDRNVDPSKTKVFFQGISPTHYEGKDWNDPTKSCKSEKQPYLGIKYPAGITPAAIVVNKVLSRIRKPVHLLDLTTLSQYRKDAHPTFYSDHNTLDCSHWCLPGLPDTWNLLLYTSLIS comes from the exons ATGTGCTTTGCTTCTTCCTTCCTCTCTGCTTTCCCTGCTCTACCCAACCCCActcccccacccacccaccccctcCCTCCCTTTTTATATACACTCTATTATCACTTTCATTTGAATTTCAAGAACCAAATTGAAAACATGGGGTTCCTATTTTTCTCACTATTACTACTCTTTTCAGTAGAAACAAAAGCAAAAGCAAAAACAGACCCCGTTTTTGCAAACAACACAAGCAGTATCAGCTACTCCATAGATGGAATTAAAAGTAGTTGTAATATTTACAGTGGAAAATGGGTTTATGATTCTTCCTATCCTCTGTATGATAGTTCAAAATGTCCTTTCATTGATAATGAATTCAACTGTCAGAAGTATAAAAGGCCTGATAATTTGTACCTCAAATACAGATGGCAACCTTTTTCTTGCAACCTGCCAAG ATTTAATGGgttggttttcttggagaaatataGGGGAAAGAATATAATGTTTGTAGGTGATTCACTGAGTTTGAATATGTGGGAGTCATTAGCTTGTATGattcattcatgggttccaaaTGCCAAAACTGCTGTCTTAAGGAAAGAAGGACTTGCTGAAATTGCATTTCTG GAGTATGGAGTTAGATTGTTATTGTACAGGACACCATACTTGGTGGACATGGTGAGAGAAAATATTGGAACTGTTCTAAAACTGGACTCTATCAGAAGTGGCAATGCTTGGAGGGGAATGGACGTCTTGATTTTCAACAGTTGGCATTGGTGGACCCACACCAAAAGTTCTCAGCC GTGGGATTACATGCAAGAAGGGAACAAAATATTCAAAGATATGAACCGTTTGGTAGCTTATTACAAAGGGATGTACACATGGGCTAAATGGGTTGACAGAAATGTTGACCCATCAAAAACCAAAGTCTTCTTTCAAGGAATTTCCCCAACTCATTATGA GGGAAAGGATTGGAATGATCCAACAAAATCATGCAAAAGTGAGAAACAACCATACTTGGGGATAAAGTATCCAGCAGGGATAACTCCAGCAGCCATTGTGGTTAACAAAGTACTAAGCAGAATTAGAAAACCAGTTCATTTATTGGACCTTACAACTTTATCTCAATATAGAAAAGATGCGCATCCAACTTTCTATAGTGATCACAATACTTTAGATTGCAGCCATTGGTGTCTCCCTGGATTGCCTGATACCTGGAACCTTCTTCTCTACACATCGCTCATCAGCTGA